The Mytilus galloprovincialis chromosome 4, xbMytGall1.hap1.1, whole genome shotgun sequence genome contains a region encoding:
- the LOC143070871 gene encoding angiopoietin-1-like has translation MNCRKILFQFCLIMYSVVLSNSEVRGNNLPCEYSFHVWYPDEDIRQKVKDVSYKVSNMTGYIDREFLTMKATALEELKQCQNWTIHLERQITELKFKTLKGRIIERDTSNSITDVERDMLDLKKKVSHLKNNYQRMHRSFQSLNIGNMRKTEPISHRDINMLDLLKNTVRDLKAEWVVVKRDVIELQTEHRNIKMGQNKYSNNSFHIAESIQLLTSKLSILEAKNDNFTDVLKSQSNKNDNVHDRIQKLEIHDEDYTVIVDNMKTDLKNSEAKIKSVDKDLGLLKDDNAYLKTLVIASLKSPDVNHDGTKENKRRVITTIPKDCQDVNEMGYDVSGVYQIKPEGAEEPDNIYCEFLNGTAYTVIQRRTDGLLSFNRQWIEYKFGFGNLYGSHWVGNEWINFLTNQDEYTLRIDMWDWEGKKHFSEYRIFSIGSQDVDYQIHVGGYMGNAGDSLSFHDGMKFSTEDMDNDLNVRHCAAENKSGWWFNNCYLSNLNGVYHVGFYSHSQYSDGIVWFTLKEDDKYSLRKVEMKLRRNTN, from the exons ATGAACTGCCGAAAAATActttttcagttttgtttgatTATGTATTCAGTTGTACTGTCAAACTCAGAAGTACGTGGGAATAATTTGCCATGTGAGTACAGTTTCCATGTATGGTACCCAGATGAAGATATCAGACAAAAAGTGAAGGATGTCAGTTATAAGGTGAGCAACATGACGGGATATATAGACAGGGAGTTTCTTACGATGAAAGCTACAGCATTGGAAGAATTAAAACAATGTCAAAACTGGACCATTCACCTAGAACGGCAAATTACagagttaaaatttaaaacattgaaaGGTAGGATAATTGAAAGAGACACATCAAACAGTATTACGGATGTTGAAAGAGATATGTTAGACCTTAAAAAGAAAGTCAGtcatttgaaaaacaattatCAACGGATGCATAGAAGTTTTCAATCTTTGAATATTGGAAATATGAGAAAGACAGAACCTATAAGTCATCGTGATATAAATATGcttgatttgttaaaaaatacTGTTCGGGATTTGAAAGCTGAATGGGTTGTAGTGAAACGCGACGTCATAGAATTACAAACAGAACACAGGAATATCAAAATGGGCCAAAATAAATACAGTAACAACTCTTTTCATATTGCAGAATCCATCCAATTACTGACATCGAAATTATCTATCTTGGAAGCGAAAAACGACAATTTTACTGATGTGCTAAAATCACAATCAAATAAGAATGATAACGTACACGATCGCATACAGAAGCTGGAGATTCACGATGAGGATTATACAGTAATTGTAGACAATATGAAAACCGATCTGAAAAATTCAGAAGCTAAAATAAAATCTGTTGATAAAGACCTTGGGTTGTTAAAGGACGACAATGCATATCTAAAGACGTTAGTTATTGCGTCTTTGAAGTCCCCGGATGTCAATCATGACgggactaaagaaaataaacgaagAGTGATAACTACTATACCCAAAG ACTGCCAAGATGTTAATGAAATGGGATATGATGTTAGTGGTGTGTACCAGATCAAACCAGAAGGAGCAGAGGAACCAGATAATATTTATTGCGAATTTCTGAACGGAACAGCATACACTGTTATTCAACGTCGAACTGACGGTCTGCTTAGCTTTAACAGACAGTGGATCGAGTATAAATTCGGTTTTGGAAATCTGTACGGCAGTCACTGGGTTGGAAACGAATGGATTAATTTTCTTACAAATCAAGATGAGTATACGCTACGAATTGATATGTGGGACTGGGAAGGAAAGAAACACTTTTCTGAATATAGAATCTTTTCAATTGGAAGCCAGGATGTCGATTATCAGATCCATGTTGGTGGATACATGGGGAATGCCGGAGATTCCCTCAGTTTTCACGATGGAATGAAATTTAGTACCGAGGATATGGATAATGACCTTAATGTCCGTCATTGCGCGGCAGAAAACAAATCTGGATGGTGGTTTAATAATTGCTACCTGAGTAACCTAAATGGCGTGTACCACGTGGGATTTTATTCTCACTCTCAGTACAGTGATGGTATTGTGTGGTTCACACTGAAAGAGGACGATAAGTACTCACTACGAAAAGTGGAAATGAAGCTTAGGCgaaatacaaattga